The segment TAAGTAATAACGAAATGCAAATAATCTGGGGTTCTATTTTATCTGGCGAAATCAAACAGCCAGGATCTTTTTCTCTTAGAACTTTAGAAATTTTACGTAGCATATCACAAAAAGAAGCAAAAATATTTCATAAGGTCTCAGCTTATGCAATTAAAAATTTATCACAAAAATATCATTATATTTACAAAGACGATGATTTATTAAGTAAGTTTGGAATCAATTTTTTAGACATTGTTGCTTTAGCAGATATAGGACTTTTAAGCCGAGATTTAGTGTTGTCTTTAGACTGCAAAAACAAGCCAACTATGTTTGCTAAATATAATAATTGGTTTATATTTTTAGAAAGTAACATAGATAAGACAGTTAGTTTTTCTATATGCAAATATACAACCGTTGGAGAGGAATTGTTAACAATAAACAATCCGCATATAAAGAGTATTAACTATTTTAAAGAAATAGCATTAGACTTAAATAAACAAAATGTAAAATTATCATTTGCAGAGATTTATTCTGACATAAATCCAAAAGGGAAAAAATTTTATAGAGAACCTTTAAAATATTTATAAGTTACATGTATGCATTAGGGTTAAGACCAATATTTAATAACGTTATTTTAATACCTAAAGAGGTTTTATATGAGAATAAACCAGATGATAGATAAAATTAAAGAAGCAAACGTTGAAAATAAGTTGGTTGTCTTTATCGGCGCGGGAGTATCCAGTAATTCCGGGTATAAGCCCTGGCAGGAATTAATCCGTGAGATGGATAAAAAGATAAAGTATAGCGAGGACCCGTCTGACAAGCGATACAGCAACGATGAGCTTTTAAGGATACCCCAATATTTTTGCCAGTCAGACCCTGAGGCTTATAAAGAAACTATTGAAGATAATTACAGTTTCCTTCCGGAAAAGACGAACAAGATAATAGATAAAATTCTTGAACTAAAACCACACCATATTATAACTACTAATTTTGATACCCTTATAGAGTTTTCAATAAGGGAAACGGGTAGGAAGATAATAGAAAGCAGGACGCAAAATCACTATGCTTTTATAAGAAAAGACCAGGACCTTATATCTGTCAGCCAAAACAACCTTTTGATAAAGATGCACGGAGACATAAACGAGTTTGACAGTATAGTGTTAAAAGAAGACGATTATTTAAATTACTCTAGTTCTCATATATTAATAGAGACTTTTATAAAGGCCCTTTTAATAGACCATACTTTTTTGTTTGTAGGTTACGGAGTCAACGATTATAACTTAAAACTTATCATGAATTGGGTTGATAACGTAGTTTTAAATTATAAAATGGATAAAGACATAAGACGTCCGCATTTCTTTATTAATCCGGACATAAAACCTCTTTCCAAATTTGACAAGAAGTATTTTGAAACTAAAAATATTTATGTAATAGATGCAGCATCTCTGCCGGCTGCAGTTAAAAACTTAAAGGCAGAGGAGATGTCAAGCGAGCTTGGGAAGAACGTCCTCCGCACTGTTAGATATATAATACGCGGCAACCCAACATCTAATATGGTTAGCTACGTATGCAAAAAGCTTGAGTTTTTCTCTAATTTAGACAGGATTATATTTGAGGATATATTAGACGTGCTGGATGGCGATTCTTTATCTTATAAACTAATAGATGGGGTGCTTTATTGCAGCCGTGATACTGTTAAGTATTCAGAGGCGATGGCTGTCGTTATAAATGTATGTGAGAAGGGGCTAGGCGATAGTGAAGCTGACTTTATAAAAGAGATTCTTATAAAGGCCGGAGTTATAAAGATAGTAATAGCGGGTACATCTAAAAGCACTGAGATAATACTTGAAGATAAAAAGGGAAAAGACGAGACTTTATTTAATGCAATAGTTGAAAGAGATTTTGAAACTATACATGAAAAAATAAAATCAGGAACTGTTGATAAACTGTATCTTGCATATTTGAAGATGTTTGTTGGAGATCCTGGCAGTAAAAAAACACTTATGGAAATCGAAAGCAGTATAGCTGAAGAAAACTATGCCAAGCAGGTGATTTTTGCCCACAATGCCAGCCAATTTATAATCAACATAGCACTTCCCAAAAAGATAGTCGATGTTTTATCATCTGATGAGAAAAGATACATAACGCCGCTTTGCGATTTGGCTTTTGAGTTTACACAGCTTTATGCCGCCTGGGCCATATCTTCTATGGAAATAATGCAGAAATACAGTGCCTTTAATGAAGAGGATATGCAATGGTTCGATGTAAAGGACGACAGTTTTAGTATTTTAAGAAGCAGGATAATAGACACAGTTAAATATTTTATAAGTAACGGGGTTTACACATTCGGGTGCTTAACCGGTGATTTTAATATATCACGTTATTTACATTTGCTCGGGGCTTATATAGATACTATGTTATTTTTTGAGTCTCCGCATTGCCAGAGGGAAAAATGCGATGCCTTCAGGCTTAACAAGGAAGATATGCTCATAATCACAAGTTATATAGAACCGGATGTATTTAAGTTTATGCTTAAAAAAAATAACGTTGAGAAATTAGATTTAAGTAAGGAATGCATAGATTATTTACTTTTAGTTTTAAAGAATGTGATTAAAGAGAGGGCAAGGCGTATTATAAAGGGAGAAGAAGATAACCCTTATCTAGTCAGAGTTACTAAAGCGGCTAATGTGCTTTTAAATCTGTGCGATTTAGGCGAACAGGAGCAGGACGTGATAGAAGATATCGCGGAAAAAATGCCAGATGTTATCTTAAATAAGAATGCTTAAAAAGTTATTAAAGCAGGCATAAAGTGCCTGCTTTTTTATTGTTCAGGAGTTAAGTGAAATCTTGTACGCAGGATTTCTTTTGCTTCCTCTTCGGTTACAGAAATTCGAGTACGCAAAGAGCCTTTTACTTCTGTAAAAGTGTTTCCTATAAGTGAAATGTATCCATCTGGCCTTCTCAGTGCAACAGTTCGCATAGGGAAAGCCGATTCTCCTGTGCATCTAACCAAGTTGGGGCCGTAAAAATCTACCGGTAAATAATTTAGAGGAGTAACAGACAGCAAAGACAGAGTAGTTACTTTATTTTTCACCTCCGGGCGGTAAAGCTCTGCAGTATCAACTTTGGTTTTACCTGATGTCCTGCGGTTTAGCGTATACCAGTAATCAGATTCTTTATTAAACCAGAACGTTTCTCCTTTAACTGTCTGCTCGATACCTTCTTTAAATATCAAGCTGCCGGCTGGCATTGGCCCGCCAAACCCTACGTCGCAGAACAATAGTTCATTATCTAGCTTAATAATGCTGGCACGGTGTGTCGCCGGCATTGGGACAGGGTCGTCTGTCATGAGCATACGGCAGGGACAGGAATATGCATTGAAGCCAAGGGACTGTAAAAGGAGGACGAATAAACCGTTTAACTCAAAACAGTAGCCGCCGCGTTTTCTTATTATAATTTTATTAAACATGTCTTTTGTTAAGAGTGAAACCGGTCGGCGGTAATCTGTTACGTCTAGTGTTTCAAAAGGGATTGAACATTGGTGGGCAAAAACAAGTGCGTCTAGATATTCGCGTGAAGGTTCTTGCTTCTTTATATTAATGCGTTTTAAGTATGCGTCTACGTCGGGTATTGGTTCGTAAAATCCGGTCCAGTCCATTGATTATTGCCTCCTAAGATTTTGCCAATTTCAAAACAAAGTAAGTTTAACACATAAAGAACATCATGTATATACATATAAATATTAAATAAAGATTGAAGTTGGCCGTTGTTTAAATATCTTAATATTTAAATTAATTTAAACATTCAATTTATCGCTAAAATTCTAAGAATTGATAGAGAAAAGCTTATTTTTGTGTTATTGTATATTTATCTATAATGTGCTAAACTTTAAATGCTTTATTTATATAATCTTTATAAATAAATTATTTGAGCTTATAACTTTAACTTATTAAATTCATAAATTTAAATAAATATGGGAATTTTATCTGATATATTACTTTTCAAAAAAATAAGATGGAGGATAAAAAATGCTGTACTCAAAAACTAACGATGTACTAGGAACCGTAAATCGCGGTGATGCTGCGGAATCGGGGCTATGTACCCTTTGCCGTGCGGATTGCATGGGCAAATGTGAGACCTTTCTTTCTAGTATGCTAGGAAGAAAAATGCTATATCCAAGGGACTTTGGTACCGTAACTGCGGGAAGTTCCAACATCAACCCATTAGGCACATCTTATGATTCGCTTAGAATTAACGGCTATAATTATGGGGCGCAAGGGATAACAAATAACCTTACCAATTCTGCTGACGATTGTATTTTTCCAAACGTATCGATAGAAACGGAATTTGGAGGGGAGATCAAGACAAAATCAAGGGTACCGTTAATGACGGGCGCGCTTGGCTCGACGTTTATTGCCGCTAAGTATTGGGAATCTTTTGCCATTGGCGCGGCGCTTAATGGTTTTCCTATAGTTATTGGAGAAAATGTTGTCGGAATAGATAAAGCAGCTATTATCGAAAATGGCAAGATAGTAAAAGCCCCGGAACTGGATAGGCGCATAGGCGTATTTTTAAAATATTACGACGGTTATGGTGCTATTATAGTGCAGATGAACGTGGAAGATACGAATAACGGCGTTGCAGAGTATGTTATCGACAAATATGGCGATAAGGTGATTATAGAGCTAAAGTGGGGGCAAGGAGCCAAAGACATAGGCGGAGAGATCCAGGTAAAAGATTTAGACTATGCTATTTTCCTTAAGAACAGGGGATATGTGGTAGACCCAGATCCGACAAAGCCGGAGGTTCAGCAGGCATTTAAGAGCGGAGCTATTAAATCCTTTGCAAGACACAGCCGATTAGGTTATACTGATATGTCTTCTGTTAATCAGGTAAGGGAAAGCTTTATGGCCTCGGTTGAACGGCTTCGCAAACTAGGGTTTAAGAGGATATCTCTAAAGACCGGGAGTTACGGAATGGAAGCTTTGGCTATGGCAATTAAGTATGCATCAGATGCTAAACTGGACCTGCTTACAATAGACGGGTCTGGCGGCGGAACGGGAATGAGCCCTTGGAACATGATGGAGTCTTGGGGTGTTCCGTCTTTGCTTTTGCATTCAAAAGCATATGAATATGCAAGTATACTTGCTAATAAAGGTGAAAAGGTAGTTGATATGGCTTTTGCAGGCGGCCTTGCACGGGAAGATCATATCTTTAAGGCGCTGGCGTTAGGCGCTCCTTTTGTAAAAATGATCTGCATGGGCAGAGCAATGATGATCCCGGGGTTCCTTGGTTCTAATATTGAAGGCGTTTTAAAACCTGAGAGGAGAGAAGCTATAAATGGAAACTGGAATAAGCTTCCAACGTCTGTTACAGCTATTGGGGCATCGGCGGATGAGATTTTTGCAGGATATCATGATGTACTTAAAAAAGTAGGTAGTGATGAAATGAAGAACATTCCATACGGTGCAATAGCAATTACTACATTAGTAGATAAACTAGGATGCGGATTGCAGCAGCTTATGGCAGGAGCAAGAAAATTTAAGCTAAGCGAGATAGCAAGAAGCGATATTTTCTCAGGAAACAGAGAGACCGAGAAAGAAACGGGAATACCGTTTATTACAGACGTAAAGGATGAAAATGCTAAGAAGATTCTTGAATAATATTTTTCAGGAAATAAAAAGAGCATTGAGAAATTTCTCAATGCTCTTTTTATAATTAATGAGGTTTGCTATTACCTGAATCATGGCACCCGGTACACATTCCTCCGCATGAGCTGCACGAGCTGCAAGGGCTCTTTTTTTTGTCTTTTCTTACTTTAAGTATAGCCAGTATAAATAATGTAAGAAGGCCTAAGCTTAATAATATAGTTGCAATATTATTTATTATAAAATCTAACATTGTAAACCTTCCTTAATTAATTTTCCGCCGATAACTTTCCCTGGCCTAAACAGCAGATATGATATCAGCGCAAATAAGATTACAGATACTAAAGACCAAATTCCAAAGTTTGCGCCGGTTATGAGCATACCTATCTGATATACTACAAGCGATATTGCATAAGCAAATATAGTCTGATAGCCAACTGCAAATATCGTCCATTTAAAGTTACCCATTTCACGCCTGATAGCACCGATAGCAGCAAAACATGGAGCGCATAGTAAGTTAAATACCAGGAACGAAAATGCTGCCAAAGGTGTAAATGCTGCCTGCAAGCTAGACCATATCTCAGCCCCGTTATCTGCAACAACTTCTATTCCGTATAAAACACCGAAAGTTCCAACTACGTTTTCCTTAGCTACTAAACCTGTAATGGTTGCGACCGAAGGTTCCCAGGTACCCCAGCCAAGAGGGGCGAAAACAGGAGCGATAAAACTGCCTAAGACCGCAAGCATAGATTCAGACGTATCGACCATTTCCATCTGCCAGCTAAAGCTTGATAAAAACCAGATTATTCCGCAGGCAATAAATATGATCGTTCCGGCTTTTTTGATAAAGGATTTTCCTCTGTCCCACATATGTATTAAAACAGTCTTGGTGCCCGGTATGTGATATGCCGGAAGCTCCATAACAAAAGGTGCCGCTTCGCCTGCAAAGGCTTTGGTTTTCTTTAATATTATGCCGGATACTATAATGGCCCCGATCCCTATGAAGTAAGCACTGGGTGCCACCCACCATGCACCGCCGAACAAGGCGCCGGCTATTAAAGCTATAATCGGCAGCTTAGCAGAACAAGGTATAAATGTTGTAGTGATTATAGTCATTTTACGGTCCCGTTCGTTTTCTATAGTACGTGCAGCCATGATACCAGGGACGCCGCAGCCTGTTCCGATTAGTATAGGTATAAAAGATTTTCCGGAAAGGCCGAACTTTCTAAATACCCTATCCATGATGAAAGCTATCCGCGCCATGTAGCCGCAGTCTTCTAGTATGGCTAAAAGCAGGAATAAAATGAGCATCTGTGGCAAGAACCCAAGAACTGCGCCAACGCCGCCTATGATGCCGTCAAGGATTAGAGAGGAGAGCCAATTTGCAGTATTTATAGAGGTAAGAAATCCCTCAACGGCAGGCGGGATTATTTCGCCGAAAAGCACATCGTTAGTCCAGTCTGTTAGCCATGCGCCTACGGTCGATACCGAGATATAGTAAACCAAAAACATTACGGCTGCAAAAATAGGTAACGCAAGCCAGCGGTTGGTAATGACTTTATCGATTTTATCCGATGTTGTTAACATCTTAGTATCTTTTTTCTTAACGAAATTTTTAAGTATCTTTTTTATGTAAGCGTATCGTTCATTTGTTATGATACTTTCGCCGTCATCATCTAAAGCAGCCTCGCATTTATTTATAATGCCGCTGATTGTATTTTTGGTTGTTTCGCTTAATTTTAATTTCGACGTAGCGTTTTTGTCGCCTTCAAAGAGCTTAACAGAATACCAACGCACCATATCTTCATCTACGTCGCCTTTGATTAAAGAAGATATTTCAAGCAGCGCTTTTTCTACATCGCTTGAAAAACAGTCTTCCAAAACGCTGATATTTTTACTGCCGGAAAGTTCTATTGCTTTTTTGGCAACTTCTTTTGAACCATATCCTTTAAGGGCGGATGTCTTTATAATATCGCATGAGAGCTCCTCAGATAGTTTTTCAATGTCTATTTTGTCACCTGATTTATCTACTACGTCCATCATGTTAAGCGCGATAACAAGCGGTATCCCAAGTTCTTTTAGCTGCGTAGTTAAGTATAAATTACGTTCTATATTAGTAGCATCGACGATATTTATAATAGCGTCTGGTTTTTCATCCATTAAATAGTTACGTGCGATAACTTCTTCTAAAGTATAGGGCGAAAGCGAATAAATTCCGGGCAGATCCATGATCATGACCCCGGGGCAGCCCTTTAATTTTCCTTCTTTTTTTTCAACTGTAACGCCCGGCCAATTCCCGACATATTGAGAACTGCCGGTCAATGCGTTGAACATTGTAGTCTTGCCGCAATTCGGATTGCCGACAAGTGCAATTTTTATTGACATGATTTTTCCTCCTAAACTATACTGGTTAGCTTTTGCTAACCAAATCCCCCTAAAAAATACAGAGATAACAACCTCTGCAACTACATTACTTCTATCATTTCTGCATCGGCTTTGCGCAAACTTAATTCATATCCGCGGATATTGATTTCAATAGGGTCCCCTAAAGGCGCCACCTTGCGCACAAATACTTTGCATCCTTTGGTTATTCCCATATCCATTATCCTGCGTTTAACAGCACCAGTTCCGTTTAATTTAACAATAGTGACGGTTGAACCGCATTTTGTTTCTTTTAATGTCTGCATTTTATTTTAAACTCCTTTCAAAATTTATACTATTATTCTATTTGCCATTTCACGGCTTATAGCAATCCTTGAATTTTTTATATTTACTATAATGTTACCGCATAATTCGGTTACGACAAAGACTTCTTCGCCTACAACAAAACCAAGAGTCTCAAGGAAGCGCTTTGTGTTGCTTTTTCCGCTTATTTTCTTTATGGAGTTTATCTCTCCGATTTTAGCCATGCTTAAAGGCATATTCTTTTAATCCTTTCTATTTGATTTAAGCAATCGGGTTAGCTCTGGCTAACTTAACTGCCAAATAATTTGGTTAGCAATCACTAACCAATTAGATTATAGCAGTTAATGATTTTATTGTCAATAATTAATAAAAAATTTTAACAAAATTATAGTAAAATCTATATTAAAGTGTTATTACTTAAAAGAACAATTTTTAGTTTTAAACGTCTTATATTAAGAATAAAGATACCAGGAGGCAAAAAACTTGAAAAAGTTTATCCCATTTTTTTTAATAGTGATTTTAATCCTTTGTTTTACAGGGTGTGAAAATCAAGAAGCAGGCAGTAATGCAGCGCAAACCAGTATTGTAAAATCAGAAAGCGAAATCAAAGAGATAGCATATGATTATTTAAGCGATGCTGAAAAGGATACAGTTTTAAATTATGAAAGTGCAGAAGTTAAAGGATATAAATGCAGCGAAGACCATGTTATCGGTGGCCTTAATGGGCAGGTGAATATAAATGATAAAGACACATATATGGTTACGTTTAATACTACTGATGATGCTTTACTAGGGCCTATAACCGTTTATATCGATAAAAATTCTTACGGTGTCTTAGGCATAGATTACAGAGATTAAAAAAGCCTGAAAGGCTTTTTTAATTTGCTTATTTTGTTTAAAATTAATAATTAAAAAAAGTATATTTTTGATATATAATAATAGATAAGATTTTTAATAAATGAACGAAAGGCAACAAATGAAGCAGCTTACTAATCTGTTTTTAACTTTTGTCAAGATAGGCTTGGTGTCTTTTGGCGGAGGCTACTCCAACCTTCCTATTTTACAATATGAGATAGTTGAGAAGAAGAACTGGGTCACAAATGAAGAATTAATTGACTATTATGCGATAGGGCAGTGTGCCCCGGGTATTATTTTCATTAATGTGGCTGTTTTTGTCGGAAGGAAAATTAAAGGGGTATTAGGCGGTATAACTGCAGCTTTGGGCGTTGTTTTTCCATCTTTGTTAGTGATAACGATAGTCGCAACTTTTATAAGTAATTTTTCCGATCTGCCTATAGTAAAAAGTGCATTTGTGGGTATAAGGGCATGCGTATGTGCGCTTATAGCAAATGCTGTCATAAAACTATGGAAAAATTCTGTTTTAGATATTTTTACAGCAGTAATCTTTTTTGGTGTTTTCATATCAGTGGCATTTATGGATGTATCTCCTGTCATCGTAGTTATTTTAGCAGCGGTTACCGGTATCGCCGTAAAAAGTAGAGGAGGTAAGAAAGTATGATTTACCTCCAGTTATTTTATGAATTTTTCAAAGTGGGGCTGTTTGCATTTGGGGGCGGACTTGCAACCATTCCGTTTTTATATGACATAGCAGACAGGACAGGCTGGTTCACGTACCAGCAGCTTGCAGACATGGTTGCAGTTTCAGAATCTACTCCAGGCCCCATCGGCATCAATATGGCGACATATGTCGGGTTTACTTCAAAGGGAATATTAGGAGCGGTGGTAGCAACATTTGGTTTGGTAGCTCCGTCTGTAATTTTAATACTTATAGTGGCAAAGTTTTTAAAATCGTATAATGAGAACAAAATAGTTCGGTCTGTCTTTTATGGTATACGCCCAGCTTCAACGGGGCTGATAGCCGCAGCGGGTTATACTATTGTAACTATGTCTTTAATTAATATAGACTTATTTAGCAGTACAGGCCTTTTGCTTGATTTATTAAACTTAAAAGCTATTCTGCTTGCAATAGCTGTATTAATTGTTTTGATTAAATTTAAAAAAATAAATCCGATATTTTTAATACTTCTTTCAGCTGTGATAGGAATGGTATTTAGTTTTTAAAAAAAAGCAACGCACTTTGTTATGCGTTGTCTTTTAAATGTGCAGTTTTTTGTTTCAGATCCTCAAGTGAATTAAATTTGACCCCGCTTTCAATAACGCTTCTTTTAACGATTCCCGGAAGGGCAGTGAAATAATCGCGCATTTCAGATGTCCACCCCCAAAAATCATCTATAAAGCTGCTGTTTTCCATAAAATCACCTCTTAAATTAGTATCTCAAATGATAAAATTTTTATCCTTAAATATTCTTTGCAAATAAATTAAACTATATGTTATAATATAAAAAAATAATGAAACTTTTTAGGTTCCTCAAACGGATTAATAGGGAAGTTTGTGAAAATCAAACACAGCCCCCGCTGCCGTAACGGGATATGCAAAGTGCCGATTTAGGTATCAGCCACTGGCTTAATTGTTGGGAAGGCGCACTCTTGTTTTAGGCCCGGAGTCGGAAGACCTGCCTTAGAAGATTTGTTCGTCTTTCGGAGGGAAAGATTGTCTTTTTTGTTTTAAAAAATTTTGTCCTTGCGACGAGGCGGCATTTATTTTTATTTTGATTTAAGGAGAAGAAATAAAATGAAAAAGATGAAAAGAATCTTAAGTTTGCTTGTCGCAATGGTGCTTGTAGCCGCTATTTTTGCAGGGTGCTCATCCTCGTCTACTCAAACAAGCGATGAAAATCTATTAAGCTGTACTATAACTATAGATGCAACTACAGCTAGTGAAGCAGGATATGAAGGAGCCGGTGACGGCGTTATGCTGGCGGAGACAACAGTTAATTTTAGCGAAGGCGAAACGGCATATGACGTTTTAAGCGACGTGGCACAGCAAAACGACTTTCCGGTTGTAAAGGCAGATGCTTCTGGTTTTGTCTATATAACTGGCATAAATTCACTTTCAGAAGGTGATATAGGTTCTTACTCAGGCTGGATGTACAGCGTCAACGGAGAATATGTTCAGGTAAGCTGTTCTGAATATGAAGTTCAAGAGGGAGACGCTTTGGTATTTATATATACTTGTGACGGAGGTACAGATATAGGGGCATGGTAAAAATACGCCATATATTTAATATATACCACCCTTTAGTAATATTTATATACATTGCTGCAGCGCTTATCTTTACAATGCTTACGTTAAATCCATGTCTTGTATTGATATCGCTTGTCTGCGGCAGTATCTATTCGATATACTTAAATGGCTCAAGGCATTTTATATCGACATTAAAAATTGCATTTCCTATGTTTTTGATAATCGCACTGTTTAACCCCCTATTAAATCATAGGGGGCTAACGGTGCTTTTTTATCTGTTTGACAATCCGATTACAAAAGAATCTATTATTTACGGAGTATGCCAGGCGGGCGTTATCAGCTCTGTTTTTATATGGTTCTCGTGTTATAACGCTATTATGTTAAACGATAAGTTTTTATATTTATTTAAAAAAATTTCTCCGACTATTTCACTTATGACTTCTATGACAATGCGGCTTATCCCGCTTATTAAATATAAGGCAACTAGGATATTCAGTTTCTCAAAAGCAGTTGAAGGAGGAAAAAGAAACAGCGCAAAAGGCGCAGTTAAAAAGACGACGGTACTTATGTACGATATAATGGAACAAAGTATAATAACTGCCGATTCTATGCGATGCCGCGGTTTTGGAGTAAAAAAGCGTACTTCTTATTCGGATTTTCGCTTTAGGACCCACGATTATATAGCAGTCGTAGTTTTGGCCTTTTTAATTTTAGCAAATGCCTTTTTATTTATAAAATTAGATGAAGGTTTTGCTTTTTATCCGAAGTTAATTAATATAAGCAAGCCTATATTATACTACCTGCCGTACATCATACTATTAGTTTTTCCGCTTTTGCTAGAGATAAAGGAGAGTATTTTATGGAAGATTTAAAGATAGACAACCTGTCGTTTTATTATCCCGATGGCACAAAGGCTGTAAGCAGCTTAAATGCAAAGCTGAGTGGCGGGTCGTTTACTTTGATATGCGGAAAATCCGGTAGCGGTAAGACGACGCTTTTAAGGAACTTAAAAAAAGAGATAGCTCCTACAGGAAAAAGAACAGGTGAAGTTTTTATTGGGGGAAAAAGCTTAGATAGCATATCTTTTAAGGAGTCAGCTGAAAAGATAGGGTTTGTAAGGCAAAACCCAGAGGAGCAAATAGTTACGGACAGTGTTAAAAACGAACTCGCATTTGGACTTGAAAATTTGGGGTTTAAAAGCGAAATCATACGCAGGCGCGTTTCGGAAGTATCTAGTTTTTTTGGTATAGATTCCTGGTTTGAAAAAGACACTTTTTCACTTTCAGACGGGCAGAAACAAATATTGAATTTAGCTTCTGCAGTTGTTATGCAGCCGGAAATATTAGTATTAGATGAGCCGACGGCATACTTAGACCCTATTGCATCCAAAGAGTTTTTACAGGTACTAAAACGTATAAATTTAGAACTTGGGATGACTGTTATATTATCCGAACACGATTTAGAGGATGTGCTTTTGATGGCAGACAACGTCTTATTTATGGAAGAAGGCGGGCAAAGGTTTTTTGGAAGTGCAAGGGGAT is part of the Eubacteriales bacterium genome and harbors:
- a CDS encoding DUF2806 domain-containing protein; the protein is MNEMKDISEAAKALSAPVVKLIEVCAVGIGKIYEPIHTSRMARANAEAYKILSEAISENPIIPVTYKEEKLALDASDTDSIFSRMKDRVQFQEIKKQINIENVISEAYLKIKEEEQVSNDKVDEDWITRFFNYAGEVSNNEMQIIWGSILSGEIKQPGSFSLRTLEILRSISQKEAKIFHKVSAYAIKNLSQKYHYIYKDDDLLSKFGINFLDIVALADIGLLSRDLVLSLDCKNKPTMFAKYNNWFIFLESNIDKTVSFSICKYTTVGEELLTINNPHIKSINYFKEIALDLNKQNVKLSFAEIYSDINPKGKKFYREPLKYL
- a CDS encoding SIR2 family protein, which produces MRINQMIDKIKEANVENKLVVFIGAGVSSNSGYKPWQELIREMDKKIKYSEDPSDKRYSNDELLRIPQYFCQSDPEAYKETIEDNYSFLPEKTNKIIDKILELKPHHIITTNFDTLIEFSIRETGRKIIESRTQNHYAFIRKDQDLISVSQNNLLIKMHGDINEFDSIVLKEDDYLNYSSSHILIETFIKALLIDHTFLFVGYGVNDYNLKLIMNWVDNVVLNYKMDKDIRRPHFFINPDIKPLSKFDKKYFETKNIYVIDAASLPAAVKNLKAEEMSSELGKNVLRTVRYIIRGNPTSNMVSYVCKKLEFFSNLDRIIFEDILDVLDGDSLSYKLIDGVLYCSRDTVKYSEAMAVVINVCEKGLGDSEADFIKEILIKAGVIKIVIAGTSKSTEIILEDKKGKDETLFNAIVERDFETIHEKIKSGTVDKLYLAYLKMFVGDPGSKKTLMEIESSIAEENYAKQVIFAHNASQFIINIALPKKIVDVLSSDEKRYITPLCDLAFEFTQLYAAWAISSMEIMQKYSAFNEEDMQWFDVKDDSFSILRSRIIDTVKYFISNGVYTFGCLTGDFNISRYLHLLGAYIDTMLFFESPHCQREKCDAFRLNKEDMLIITSYIEPDVFKFMLKKNNVEKLDLSKECIDYLLLVLKNVIKERARRIIKGEEDNPYLVRVTKAANVLLNLCDLGEQEQDVIEDIAEKMPDVILNKNA
- a CDS encoding arylamine N-acetyltransferase yields the protein MDWTGFYEPIPDVDAYLKRINIKKQEPSREYLDALVFAHQCSIPFETLDVTDYRRPVSLLTKDMFNKIIIRKRGGYCFELNGLFVLLLQSLGFNAYSCPCRMLMTDDPVPMPATHRASIIKLDNELLFCDVGFGGPMPAGSLIFKEGIEQTVKGETFWFNKESDYWYTLNRRTSGKTKVDTAELYRPEVKNKVTTLSLLSVTPLNYLPVDFYGPNLVRCTGESAFPMRTVALRRPDGYISLIGNTFTEVKGSLRTRISVTEEEAKEILRTRFHLTPEQ
- a CDS encoding glutamate synthase-related protein, which encodes MLYSKTNDVLGTVNRGDAAESGLCTLCRADCMGKCETFLSSMLGRKMLYPRDFGTVTAGSSNINPLGTSYDSLRINGYNYGAQGITNNLTNSADDCIFPNVSIETEFGGEIKTKSRVPLMTGALGSTFIAAKYWESFAIGAALNGFPIVIGENVVGIDKAAIIENGKIVKAPELDRRIGVFLKYYDGYGAIIVQMNVEDTNNGVAEYVIDKYGDKVIIELKWGQGAKDIGGEIQVKDLDYAIFLKNRGYVVDPDPTKPEVQQAFKSGAIKSFARHSRLGYTDMSSVNQVRESFMASVERLRKLGFKRISLKTGSYGMEALAMAIKYASDAKLDLLTIDGSGGGTGMSPWNMMESWGVPSLLLHSKAYEYASILANKGEKVVDMAFAGGLAREDHIFKALALGAPFVKMICMGRAMMIPGFLGSNIEGVLKPERREAINGNWNKLPTSVTAIGASADEIFAGYHDVLKKVGSDEMKNIPYGAIAITTLVDKLGCGLQQLMAGARKFKLSEIARSDIFSGNRETEKETGIPFITDVKDENAKKILE
- the feoB gene encoding ferrous iron transport protein B; this translates as MSIKIALVGNPNCGKTTMFNALTGSSQYVGNWPGVTVEKKEGKLKGCPGVMIMDLPGIYSLSPYTLEEVIARNYLMDEKPDAIINIVDATNIERNLYLTTQLKELGIPLVIALNMMDVVDKSGDKIDIEKLSEELSCDIIKTSALKGYGSKEVAKKAIELSGSKNISVLEDCFSSDVEKALLEISSLIKGDVDEDMVRWYSVKLFEGDKNATSKLKLSETTKNTISGIINKCEAALDDDGESIITNERYAYIKKILKNFVKKKDTKMLTTSDKIDKVITNRWLALPIFAAVMFLVYYISVSTVGAWLTDWTNDVLFGEIIPPAVEGFLTSINTANWLSSLILDGIIGGVGAVLGFLPQMLILFLLLAILEDCGYMARIAFIMDRVFRKFGLSGKSFIPILIGTGCGVPGIMAARTIENERDRKMTIITTTFIPCSAKLPIIALIAGALFGGAWWVAPSAYFIGIGAIIVSGIILKKTKAFAGEAAPFVMELPAYHIPGTKTVLIHMWDRGKSFIKKAGTIIFIACGIIWFLSSFSWQMEMVDTSESMLAVLGSFIAPVFAPLGWGTWEPSVATITGLVAKENVVGTFGVLYGIEVVADNGAEIWSSLQAAFTPLAAFSFLVFNLLCAPCFAAIGAIRREMGNFKWTIFAVGYQTIFAYAISLVVYQIGMLITGANFGIWSLVSVILFALISYLLFRPGKVIGGKLIKEGLQC
- a CDS encoding ferrous iron transport protein A — protein: MQTLKETKCGSTVTIVKLNGTGAVKRRIMDMGITKGCKVFVRKVAPLGDPIEINIRGYELSLRKADAEMIEVM
- a CDS encoding FeoA domain-containing protein, giving the protein MPLSMAKIGEINSIKKISGKSNTKRFLETLGFVVGEEVFVVTELCGNIIVNIKNSRIAISREMANRIIV